Proteins encoded in a region of the Vicia villosa cultivar HV-30 ecotype Madison, WI linkage group LG5, Vvil1.0, whole genome shotgun sequence genome:
- the LOC131602383 gene encoding disease resistance protein RUN1-like isoform X2, protein MASTSSTSSALVTSTRRNYFDVFVSFRGKDTRFNFTDHIFAALQRNGISAFRDDTKLNKGESIAPELLRAIEDSQIFIVVFSKNYAFSTWCLRELEHILLHCGQPPVKRVLPVFYDVDPSEVRHQKGTYGKALAKHEQRFQQDYEKVRRWREALAQVANLSGWDVCHKPEYAEIEKIVEEIIKILGICGMGGIGKTTLAKALYNKISHQFDVCCFIDDLCKSFRQDGPISAPKQILLQTVGNQPLQTYNSCNISNQIRSRLHRVRALITIDNVDQVKQLGNLDREWFGPGSRIIIISRDEHILKEYEVDVVYKVQLLNQKDSLQLLSRKAFKLDHIVSSYDRLAFEILDYTNGLPLAIDVLGSFLFDRNISEWESALARLRERPNKDIMDVLRLSFDGLEEPEQEIFLHIACFFNRGSKKYVTNVLNCCGFETDIGLRVLIDKSLISLESEGIFGMHGLLVMFGQKLVQEKSRKWKRVWDREQFYNVKLENMEKKVEVICCLGAPYDFIILDETLSKMSHLRLLILQRVDFLGNLNCLSNELRYMEWYEYPFKYFPSSFQPNQLVELILRHSSITQLWKDKAKKYFPHLRNLDLSHSKNLQKMPDFRDIPNLERLNFEGCVKLVQMDPSIGVLKKLVFLNLKDCKNLASIPDNIFDLSSIEYVNLSGCHKIFKNHRILNISGNTSHSESTTSSFLKWTALRYHSLYSRAHKDLASCLLPFLVNFSSLVELDISFCGLTELPDAIGCLHWLEELNLGGNKFVTLPSLKEICRLAFLKLEHCKLLESLPQLPFPTAKKDMIRKGLIIFNCPKLSERELGSTINFSWMPQFIQANQVFSSIKDGIYFVVPGSEIPSWCSNQSGGDPIRIDLSPIMHNNDHNFSGIACCAIFYVEPTMTTYAQGPDIGISLCIFGSGFAWDRHIPVNLKMDLIEIGSDHMCLMYIPLNLFFFHFKENKTLRHLDHFEVYVKISNSQGMHLNCMNWKVQKSGYQWICKQDQVSPEVQAFSN, encoded by the exons ATGGCCAGCACCAGCAGCACCTCTTCAGCTTTGGTGACATCAACAAGGAGAAACTATTTTGATGTGTTTGTGAGCTTTAGAGGTAAAGATACTCGCTTCAATTTCACCGATCATATTTTTGCAGCCCTCCAAAGAAACGGTATTTCTGCATTCAGGGATGACACTAAACTCAACAAAGGTGAATCCATAGCACCTGAACTCCTTCGAGCAATAGAAGACTCTCAGATTTTCATTGTGGTTTTCTCAAAGAACTATGCTTTTTCAACTTGGTGCTTGAGAGAATTGGAACACATCCTTCTTCACTGCGGTCAACCACCAGTAAAACGTGTTCTGCCTGTTTTCTATGATGTTGATCCTTCTGAGGTGAGACATCAAAAAGGAACTTATGGTAAAGCCTTAGCTAAACATGAACAAAGATTCCAACAAGACTATGAAAAGGTACGAAGATGGAGGGAAGCTCTAGCACAAGTCGCAAATCTCTCTGGCTGGGATGTGTGTCATAA GCCAGAATATGCGGAGATTGAAAAGATTGTTGAAGAGATTATAAAGATATTAG GGATTTGCGGGATGGGTGGAATTGGGAAGACAACTCTCGCTAAAGCCTTATACAACAAAATCTCTCATCAATTTGATGTATGCTGCTTTATTGACGATTTATGCAAAAGTTTTAGGCAAGATGGTCCGATTAGTGCACCAAAACAAATTCTACTTCAAACTGTAGGCAATCAACCGCTTCAAACATACAACTCTTGCAACATATCTAACCAGATAAGAAGTAGGCTACATCGTGTAAGGGCGCTTATAACTATTGACAATGTTGATCAAGTTAAGCAACTTGGGAATTTAGATCGTGAATGGTTTGGTCCGGGGAGCAGAATAATTATAATTTCTAGAGATGAGCATATCTTAAAAGAGTATGAAGTGGATGTTGTTTACAAAGTTCAACTCTTGAATCAAAAAGACTCTCTTCAATTACTAAGTCGAAAAGCTTTCAAACTTGATCATATTGTGAGTAGTTATGATAGGTTGGCATTTGAGATACTAGATTATACAAATGGCTTGCCACTGGCAATTGATGTATTGGGTTCGTTTTTGTTCGATCGTAATATCTCTGAATGGGAAAGTGCATTGGCAAGATTGAGAGAAAGGCCAAACAAAGATATCATGGATGTGTTGCGATTAAGTTTTGATGGGTTGGAGGAACCGGAACAAGAAATATTCCTTCATATTGCTTGTTTTTTCAATCGTGGCAGTAAGAAATATGTTACGAATGTTCTTAATTGTTGTGGATTTGAAACTGATATCGGATTAAGAGTTCTAATTGATAAATCACTTATAAGCCTTGAGTCAGAAGGTATATTTGGAATGCATGGTTTACTGGTTATGTTCGGCCAAAAACTagttcaagaaaaatcaagaaagtgGAAGAGGGTGTGGGATAGGGAACAATTCTACAATGTTAAGTTGGAGAATATG GAAAAGAAGGTTGAAGTCATTTGTTGCTTAGGCGCACCATATGATTTCATTATCTTGGATGAAACATTGTCAAAAATGAGCCATTTAAGATTGCTCATTCTGCAGAGAGTTGATTTTTTAGGAAACCTCAACTGCCTTTCTAACGAGTTAAGATACATGGAGTGGTATGAATATCCTTTCAAGTATTTTCCATCAAGTTTTCAGCCTAATCAACTTGTTGAGTTGATCTTGAGGCACAGCAGCATCACACAACTATGGAAAGACAAAGCTAAGAAG TATTTTCCCCATTTGAGGAATTTGGATCTGAGCCACTCAAAAAATCTACAAAAGATGCCAGATTTTAGAGATATCCCAAATCTGGAGCGATTAAATTTTGAAGGATGTGTAAAGTTGGTGCAGATGGATCCTTCTATTGGGGTTCTAAAAAAGCTTGTTTTCTTGAATTTGAAAGATTGCAAAAATCTAGCAAGCATACCAGACAACATATTTGATCTCAGCTCTATTGAATATGTAAATCTTTCAGGATGTCACAAAATTTTTAAGAATCATAGGATTTTGAATATAAGTGGTAACACATCACATTCCGAATCAACAACCTCCTCCTTCTTGAAATGGACAGCACTTCGTTACCATTCCTTGTACTCTCGCGCACACAAAGATTTAGCTAGTTGTTTGTTGCCTTTCTTGGTTAACTTCTCTAGCTTGGTTGAACTTGATATTAGTTTTTGTGGTCTAACGGAACTCCCTGATGCAATTGGATGTTTACATTGGCTAGAAGAGTTAAATTTAGGGGGAAACAAATTTGTAACATTACCTAGTCTGAAGGAGATTTGTAGACTTGCATTTTTAAAATTGGAGCATTGCAAGCTCTTGGAATCTTTGCCTCAGCTTCCTTTTCCTACTGCTAAAAAAGATATGATCAGAAAAGGATTGATCATTTTCAATTGTCCTAAATTGAGTGAGAGGGAACTTGGCAGTACTATCAATTTTTCATGGATGCCACAGTTTATTCAGGCAAACCAAGTATTCTCTTCAATCAAAGATGGGATTTATTTTGTAGTTCCGGGAAGTGAAATACCAAGTTGGTGCAGCAACCAGAGTGGGGGTGATCCAATAAGAATAGATCTATCTCCCATCATGCATAACAATGACCATAACTTCAGTGGCATTGCTTGTTGTGCAATATTTTATGTTGAACCAACTATGACAACATATGCACAAGGACCTGATATAGGAATTTCGTTATGTATTTTTGGAAGCGGGTTTGCGTGGGATAGACACATTCCAGTGAATCTTAAAATGGATCTTATTGAGATCGGATCAGATCACATGTGCCTAATGTATATCcctttgaatttatttttttttcattttaaagaaAACAAAACTCTCAGGCATCTTGATCATTTTGAGGTGTATGTTAAAATTAGTAATAGCCAAGGTATGCATTTGAATTGTATGAATTGGAAGGTCCAAAAGTCCGGGTATCAATGGATATGTAAACAAGATCAGGTGTCGCCGGAAGTGCAAGCTTTTAGCAATTGA
- the LOC131605363 gene encoding secreted RxLR effector protein 161-like translates to MGNCNGVKNSIVPGSIKLSKAEEGKQVDGTLFKQMVGSLMYMTTTSSDLMYCVCLFSRFISNPKEVHMLEAKRILRYIKSIIDLGIFYWKGCRDELVAYTNNGYACDIDDRKSTSGYLFMLSGGVVAWASKKRPVVTLSTTKDEYVEAASTAFQCIWMQHILKQIKGTQSDCIILQCSAIILLPLSLPRIQFIMGEVNT, encoded by the coding sequence ATGGGAAACTGTAATGGAGTAAAAAATTCCATAGTCCCTGGAAGTATTAAGCTATCAAAAGCAGAGGAAGGAAAACAAGTCGATGGAACTCTTTTCAAGCAGATGGTGGGGAGTTTAATGTATATGACAACAACCAGTTCTGACTTAATGTATTGTGTGTGTCTCTTTAGTCGGTTCATATCAAATCCAAAGGAAGTACACATGCTTGAAGCCAAAAGAATTTTAAGGTATATTAAGTCAATAATTGATCTCGGCATCTTCTACTGGAAAGGGTGCAGGGACGAGTTAGTAGCTTACACGAACAACGGTTATGCTTGTGATATAGATGATCGAAAAAGTACCTCAGGCTATCTATTCATGTTAAGTGGTGGAGTTGTTGCATGGGCATCCAAGAAGCGTCCAGTGGTTACTCTTTCTACAACTAAGGATGAATACGTAGAAGCTGCATCCACTGCTTTCCAGTGTATTTGGATGCAACACATTCTAAAACAAATTAAAGGTACTCAATCTGATTGTATTATATTACAATGTTCTGCGATAATTCTTCTACCATTAAGCTTGCCAAGAATCCAGTTTATCATGGGAGAAGTAAACACATAG
- the LOC131602383 gene encoding disease resistance protein RUN1-like isoform X1, which produces MASTSSTSSALVTSTRRNYFDVFVSFRGKDTRFNFTDHIFAALQRNGISAFRDDTKLNKGESIAPELLRAIEDSQIFIVVFSKNYAFSTWCLRELEHILLHCGQPPVKRVLPVFYDVDPSEVRHQKGTYGKALAKHEQRFQQDYEKVRRWREALAQVANLSGWDVCHKPEYAEIEKIVEEIIKILGCKFSSLPKHLVGIHSPIQELEKHLLLDSLDDVRVLGICGMGGIGKTTLAKALYNKISHQFDVCCFIDDLCKSFRQDGPISAPKQILLQTVGNQPLQTYNSCNISNQIRSRLHRVRALITIDNVDQVKQLGNLDREWFGPGSRIIIISRDEHILKEYEVDVVYKVQLLNQKDSLQLLSRKAFKLDHIVSSYDRLAFEILDYTNGLPLAIDVLGSFLFDRNISEWESALARLRERPNKDIMDVLRLSFDGLEEPEQEIFLHIACFFNRGSKKYVTNVLNCCGFETDIGLRVLIDKSLISLESEGIFGMHGLLVMFGQKLVQEKSRKWKRVWDREQFYNVKLENMEKKVEVICCLGAPYDFIILDETLSKMSHLRLLILQRVDFLGNLNCLSNELRYMEWYEYPFKYFPSSFQPNQLVELILRHSSITQLWKDKAKKYFPHLRNLDLSHSKNLQKMPDFRDIPNLERLNFEGCVKLVQMDPSIGVLKKLVFLNLKDCKNLASIPDNIFDLSSIEYVNLSGCHKIFKNHRILNISGNTSHSESTTSSFLKWTALRYHSLYSRAHKDLASCLLPFLVNFSSLVELDISFCGLTELPDAIGCLHWLEELNLGGNKFVTLPSLKEICRLAFLKLEHCKLLESLPQLPFPTAKKDMIRKGLIIFNCPKLSERELGSTINFSWMPQFIQANQVFSSIKDGIYFVVPGSEIPSWCSNQSGGDPIRIDLSPIMHNNDHNFSGIACCAIFYVEPTMTTYAQGPDIGISLCIFGSGFAWDRHIPVNLKMDLIEIGSDHMCLMYIPLNLFFFHFKENKTLRHLDHFEVYVKISNSQGMHLNCMNWKVQKSGYQWICKQDQVSPEVQAFSN; this is translated from the exons ATGGCCAGCACCAGCAGCACCTCTTCAGCTTTGGTGACATCAACAAGGAGAAACTATTTTGATGTGTTTGTGAGCTTTAGAGGTAAAGATACTCGCTTCAATTTCACCGATCATATTTTTGCAGCCCTCCAAAGAAACGGTATTTCTGCATTCAGGGATGACACTAAACTCAACAAAGGTGAATCCATAGCACCTGAACTCCTTCGAGCAATAGAAGACTCTCAGATTTTCATTGTGGTTTTCTCAAAGAACTATGCTTTTTCAACTTGGTGCTTGAGAGAATTGGAACACATCCTTCTTCACTGCGGTCAACCACCAGTAAAACGTGTTCTGCCTGTTTTCTATGATGTTGATCCTTCTGAGGTGAGACATCAAAAAGGAACTTATGGTAAAGCCTTAGCTAAACATGAACAAAGATTCCAACAAGACTATGAAAAGGTACGAAGATGGAGGGAAGCTCTAGCACAAGTCGCAAATCTCTCTGGCTGGGATGTGTGTCATAA GCCAGAATATGCGGAGATTGAAAAGATTGTTGAAGAGATTATAAAGATATTAGGTTGCAAGTTTTCAAGTCTTCCAAAACATTTAGTAGGgatacactctcctatacaagaaTTAGAAAAGCATTTACTTTTGGACTCACTTGATGATGTCCGTGTTTTAGGGATTTGCGGGATGGGTGGAATTGGGAAGACAACTCTCGCTAAAGCCTTATACAACAAAATCTCTCATCAATTTGATGTATGCTGCTTTATTGACGATTTATGCAAAAGTTTTAGGCAAGATGGTCCGATTAGTGCACCAAAACAAATTCTACTTCAAACTGTAGGCAATCAACCGCTTCAAACATACAACTCTTGCAACATATCTAACCAGATAAGAAGTAGGCTACATCGTGTAAGGGCGCTTATAACTATTGACAATGTTGATCAAGTTAAGCAACTTGGGAATTTAGATCGTGAATGGTTTGGTCCGGGGAGCAGAATAATTATAATTTCTAGAGATGAGCATATCTTAAAAGAGTATGAAGTGGATGTTGTTTACAAAGTTCAACTCTTGAATCAAAAAGACTCTCTTCAATTACTAAGTCGAAAAGCTTTCAAACTTGATCATATTGTGAGTAGTTATGATAGGTTGGCATTTGAGATACTAGATTATACAAATGGCTTGCCACTGGCAATTGATGTATTGGGTTCGTTTTTGTTCGATCGTAATATCTCTGAATGGGAAAGTGCATTGGCAAGATTGAGAGAAAGGCCAAACAAAGATATCATGGATGTGTTGCGATTAAGTTTTGATGGGTTGGAGGAACCGGAACAAGAAATATTCCTTCATATTGCTTGTTTTTTCAATCGTGGCAGTAAGAAATATGTTACGAATGTTCTTAATTGTTGTGGATTTGAAACTGATATCGGATTAAGAGTTCTAATTGATAAATCACTTATAAGCCTTGAGTCAGAAGGTATATTTGGAATGCATGGTTTACTGGTTATGTTCGGCCAAAAACTagttcaagaaaaatcaagaaagtgGAAGAGGGTGTGGGATAGGGAACAATTCTACAATGTTAAGTTGGAGAATATG GAAAAGAAGGTTGAAGTCATTTGTTGCTTAGGCGCACCATATGATTTCATTATCTTGGATGAAACATTGTCAAAAATGAGCCATTTAAGATTGCTCATTCTGCAGAGAGTTGATTTTTTAGGAAACCTCAACTGCCTTTCTAACGAGTTAAGATACATGGAGTGGTATGAATATCCTTTCAAGTATTTTCCATCAAGTTTTCAGCCTAATCAACTTGTTGAGTTGATCTTGAGGCACAGCAGCATCACACAACTATGGAAAGACAAAGCTAAGAAG TATTTTCCCCATTTGAGGAATTTGGATCTGAGCCACTCAAAAAATCTACAAAAGATGCCAGATTTTAGAGATATCCCAAATCTGGAGCGATTAAATTTTGAAGGATGTGTAAAGTTGGTGCAGATGGATCCTTCTATTGGGGTTCTAAAAAAGCTTGTTTTCTTGAATTTGAAAGATTGCAAAAATCTAGCAAGCATACCAGACAACATATTTGATCTCAGCTCTATTGAATATGTAAATCTTTCAGGATGTCACAAAATTTTTAAGAATCATAGGATTTTGAATATAAGTGGTAACACATCACATTCCGAATCAACAACCTCCTCCTTCTTGAAATGGACAGCACTTCGTTACCATTCCTTGTACTCTCGCGCACACAAAGATTTAGCTAGTTGTTTGTTGCCTTTCTTGGTTAACTTCTCTAGCTTGGTTGAACTTGATATTAGTTTTTGTGGTCTAACGGAACTCCCTGATGCAATTGGATGTTTACATTGGCTAGAAGAGTTAAATTTAGGGGGAAACAAATTTGTAACATTACCTAGTCTGAAGGAGATTTGTAGACTTGCATTTTTAAAATTGGAGCATTGCAAGCTCTTGGAATCTTTGCCTCAGCTTCCTTTTCCTACTGCTAAAAAAGATATGATCAGAAAAGGATTGATCATTTTCAATTGTCCTAAATTGAGTGAGAGGGAACTTGGCAGTACTATCAATTTTTCATGGATGCCACAGTTTATTCAGGCAAACCAAGTATTCTCTTCAATCAAAGATGGGATTTATTTTGTAGTTCCGGGAAGTGAAATACCAAGTTGGTGCAGCAACCAGAGTGGGGGTGATCCAATAAGAATAGATCTATCTCCCATCATGCATAACAATGACCATAACTTCAGTGGCATTGCTTGTTGTGCAATATTTTATGTTGAACCAACTATGACAACATATGCACAAGGACCTGATATAGGAATTTCGTTATGTATTTTTGGAAGCGGGTTTGCGTGGGATAGACACATTCCAGTGAATCTTAAAATGGATCTTATTGAGATCGGATCAGATCACATGTGCCTAATGTATATCcctttgaatttatttttttttcattttaaagaaAACAAAACTCTCAGGCATCTTGATCATTTTGAGGTGTATGTTAAAATTAGTAATAGCCAAGGTATGCATTTGAATTGTATGAATTGGAAGGTCCAAAAGTCCGGGTATCAATGGATATGTAAACAAGATCAGGTGTCGCCGGAAGTGCAAGCTTTTAGCAATTGA